A part of Primulina eburnea isolate SZY01 chromosome 10, ASM2296580v1, whole genome shotgun sequence genomic DNA contains:
- the LOC140803788 gene encoding LOW QUALITY PROTEIN: tetraspanin-15 (The sequence of the model RefSeq protein was modified relative to this genomic sequence to represent the inferred CDS: deleted 1 base in 1 codon), whose translation MAENANNNPPETLAITVTEEKNYINEPKVEENPISTSKTPLKSLQMRHLVLPLALVTFLLSLPFLFQSIWLIYVQQYDCEGLLKSLPRLQVVVAIGLIVTFFVSNGVVYSRTRFPAPGLILVMVPLVVMFIVGISFGGSFKMETRQIPASPRWLKMKVNSNSNWNNIKSCLYDTRICRDLEARSYNLKFYDFSTSKLSPLESGCCKPPSICEMEYVNATYWNKSNKEIYRGRGSDMDMDVPYDEDCDFWRNDETILCYDCHNCKEGFLKTLEGKWLKLGTFLVVLSVLLMISHLLLFIGTMLEQNGG comes from the exons ATGGCAGAAAACGCTAACAATAATCCCCCAGAGACATTAGCAATCACAGTAACGGAAGAAAAGAATTACATCAATGAGCCGAAAGTGGAGGAAAACCCCATATCGACATCCAAAACGCCACTAAAATCACTTCAAATGAGGCATCTCGTGCTCCCATTAGCCTTGGTCACTTTCCTTCTTTCACTTCCATTCCTTTTCCAATCGATATGGCTTATCTACGTTCAACAATACGATTGCGAAGGGCTCTTGAAAAGTTTGCCGAGACTGCAAGTTGTGGTAGCCATCGGTTTGATCGTCACGTTCTTCGTCAGCAATGGTGTAGTATACTCGAGGACTCGGTTCCCGGCCCCA GGGCTGATCCTGGTGATGGTTCCACTGGTGGTGATGTTCATTGTCGGGATTAGTTTTGGGGGAAGTTTTAAGATGGAGACACGACAAATCCCGGCGTCTCCTAGGTGGCTCAAGATGAAGGTGAATAGCAATAGCAATTGGAATAACATCAAGTCTTGCTTGTATGATACAAGGATATGCAGGGATTTGGAAGCTAGATCATATAACCTCAAGTTTTATGATTTCAGTACAAGTAAATTGTCTCCACTTGAG TCCGGTTGCTGCAAGCCACCATCTATATGTGAAATGGAATACGTGAATGCAACTTATTGGAACAAAAGCAACAAAGAAATCTACAGAGGCAGGGGCTCCGACATGGATATGGACGTCCCATACGACGAAGATTGCGATTTTTGGAGGAACGATGAGACAATTTTATGCTACGATTGCCATAATTGCAAGGAAGGGTTTCTAAAAACATTGGAGGGTAAATGGTTGAAACTTGGGACGTTTCTCGTTGTTTTGTCCGTTTTACTTATGATATCACATCTCTTGCTCTTTATTGGTACAATGTTGGAGCAGAATGGAGGTTAG
- the LOC140803023 gene encoding pentatricopeptide repeat-containing protein At1g05600 has product MNIRWPRILSPTQLSQILRGQKNPIKALEIFNEAKCRYPGYRHNGPVYAAMIRILGSAGRLSEMKEVINQMKDDSCQCQDSLFAGIIKTYSRAGLFDEAISLFNSLREFNCVNFTESFNTLLEIMLKESKPEASYHVFLENFKGWEIKNRARSLNLLISALCEMKRSDLALQILQEMRYQVCSPNRETYRILMRGLCEEGRVTEGTHLLYSMFWMISQKGCGADVAIYRTLLDSLCDNGEVQEAVKILDKILRKGLKAPKKHRNLDFSNIHDEDELDVRRVKCLINEALIKGGVPSTDGYNAMAIDLYAEGRITEGDSVLQEMYLKGFRPSLQIFEAKVAALFTAGRVNEAIEVVEMEMTEKNCVPTVRLHNIVMKGLCNVSESLWALRYFEKASRKAGCAPDKEMYVNLVNGLCCDGKYMEASQMLEKMLINSFWPRDEVYNELIRGLCLIGKPYIAVMWLEEMLSQAKIPDIAVWCSLVSSVCYESHQSRVLYAILDE; this is encoded by the coding sequence ATGAATATAAGATGGCCGAGGATTTTGAGCCCTACCCAACTCTCACAGATACTTCGGGGCCAGAAAAACCCAATAAAGGCTTTGGAAATTTTCAATGAAGCTAAATGCAGATATCCAGGTTACCGCCACAATGGTCCTGTCTATGCAGCGATGATCAGAATCCTAGGAAGTGCTGGAAGATTGTCAGAGATGAAAGAAGTTATCAATCAAATGAAAGATGACTCTTGCCAGTGTCAAGATTCACTTTTTGCCGGCATAATCAAAACTTATTCGAGAGCTGGTTTGTTTGATGAAGCTATCTCTCTATTTAATAGTCTCCGGGAATTCAATTGTGTAAACTTTACGGAATCTTTCAATACTCTGTTAGAAATAATGTTGAAAGAATCCAAGCCAGAAGCATCTTATCATGTTTTCTTAGAGAATTTCAAAGGTTGGGAAATCAAGAATCGGGCCCGCTCCTTGAACTTGTTGATTTCTGCTCTCTGTGAGATGAAACGCTCGGACCTTGCTTTACAGATTTTGCAAGAAATGCGTTACCAAGTATGCTCTCCCAATAGGGAAACCTATAGGATTTTAATGAGGGGTTTGTGTGAAGAAGGAAGAGTCACTGAAGGTACTCATTTGTTGTACTCCATGTTTTGGATGATTTCTCAAAAGGGCTGTGGTGCTGATGTCGCTATTTATAGAACACTGTTGGATTCTTTATGTGACAACGGAGAAGTTCAAGAGGCTGTCAAAATTCTTGATAAGATCTTGAGGAAAGGTCTCAAGGCTCCAAAAAAACaccgcaatcttgattttagtAATATTCATGATGAAGATGAACTTGATGTTCGACGGGTAAAATGTTTGATAAATGAGGCTTTGATCAAAGGCGGAGTTCCTAGTACAGATGGATATAACGCAATGGCTATTGATCTTTATGCGGAAGGAAGGATCACCGAAGGAGACAGCGTGCTCCAAGAAATGTACCTAAAGGGCTTTAGGCCATCTTTGCAAATATTCGAAGCTAAAGTAGCAGCTTTATTTACGGCTGGTAGAGTCAATGAAGCAATAGAAGTAGTTGAAATGGAAATGACCGAGAAAAATTGTGTTCCAACTGTTAGGTTGCATAATATTGTGATGAAGGGATTGTGCAACGTGAGTGAATCTTTGTGGGCACTAAGGTATTTCGAGAAAGCGTCTAGGAAAGCTGGTTGTGCTCCTGATAAAGAAATGTACGTTAATCTAGTTAACGGACTGTGTTGTGATGGAAAATACATGGAAGCAAGTCAGATGTTGGAAAAGATGCTTATTAACTCATTCTGGCCGAGAGATGAAGTGTACAATGAACTTATCCGGGGTCTTTGCTTGATAGGAAAGCCGTACATTGCTGTTATGTGGTTAGAGGAGATGCTTAGCCAGGCTAAAATCCCGGATATAGCTGTGTGGTGTTCATTGGTATCTTCTGTATGTTACGAGAGCCATCAGTCTCGGGTATTGTATGCGATTCTGGACGAGTAA